A window of Bacteroidota bacterium contains these coding sequences:
- a CDS encoding class I SAM-dependent methyltransferase, translated as MNIDSLLERNLLPDALIRAGIRKLLRQRLRDEKRPTPDAQYAHFMQQLEEFSRSPVAVETKAANEQHYEVPTAFYQYCLGPHLKYSSGFWKPGTTTLAQAEEDMLALTCQRAQLENGQHILELGCGWGSLTLYMAAKFPQSKITAVSNSRTQKQYIDATAAQRGLTNITIITADMNVFATESAQFDRVVSVEMFEHMRNHGLLLERISGWLKPGGKLFVHIFTHKAYTYLFEAKDETDWMSRYFFTGGMMPSDHYLLYWNKHLRVTSHWRVSGEHYGKTAEAWLKNMDARKADILPLFAETYGKENVTKWWVYWRVFYMACAELWNFEKGEEWFVSHYLFEKN; from the coding sequence ATGAATATCGACAGTCTGCTTGAACGGAATCTTTTGCCTGATGCGCTTATCCGCGCGGGCATTCGCAAACTGCTGCGCCAGCGTTTGCGCGATGAAAAGCGTCCTACGCCCGATGCGCAGTATGCCCATTTCATGCAGCAGCTCGAAGAGTTTTCGCGCAGCCCGGTGGCCGTAGAAACCAAAGCCGCCAATGAGCAGCACTACGAAGTGCCCACTGCTTTTTATCAGTACTGCCTCGGCCCGCATCTCAAGTACAGCAGCGGTTTCTGGAAACCCGGCACCACCACGCTGGCGCAGGCCGAAGAAGACATGCTGGCACTCACCTGCCAGCGCGCACAGCTCGAAAACGGCCAGCATATTCTCGAACTTGGCTGCGGCTGGGGTTCGCTTACACTTTACATGGCGGCCAAATTTCCGCAAAGTAAAATCACTGCTGTCTCCAACTCGCGCACACAAAAGCAATACATTGACGCCACCGCTGCGCAACGCGGTCTCACCAACATCACCATCATCACTGCCGACATGAACGTGTTTGCCACAGAATCCGCGCAGTTCGACCGCGTGGTTTCGGTAGAAATGTTTGAGCACATGCGCAACCACGGCCTCCTCCTCGAACGGATCTCCGGCTGGCTCAAACCCGGCGGCAAACTCTTCGTACACATCTTCACCCATAAAGCATACACCTATCTCTTCGAGGCGAAAGACGAAACCGATTGGATGTCGCGCTACTTCTTCACCGGAGGCATGATGCCGTCTGACCATTACCTGCTTTACTGGAACAAACACCTGCGCGTAACCTCACACTGGCGCGTAAGCGGCGAGCATTATGGTAAAACAGCCGAAGCATGGTTAAAGAATATGGATGCGCGTAAGGCTGATATTTTGCCGTTGTTTGCAGAGACTTATGGGAAAGAGAACGTGACGAAATGGTGGGTGTACTGGCGCGTGTTTTATATGGCCTGTGCCGAGTTGTGGAATTTTGAGAAAGGGGAGGAATGGTTTGTGAGTCATTATTTGTTTGAGAAAAATTAA
- a CDS encoding PD40 domain-containing protein: protein MKHLLHLTLALFLLLPFSSGAQSVVTKSADEVKLFAASQSFNGGDYVKALNLYKEVLANNPNDASVIFHIGECYFAMGETDQALTQFEKAKSINADGHPDIRLMLGRIYQMQGKLDEAITELTAAKSRNTSPAKGKEIDYYLNQCQTAKTLMASPKKVTVTNPGTIINSAYDDKRPSITADGKTMIFNSRRPGGKTSEKDKEGDNKYFEDIYLSTWDSAAMKWGAADLAPGAINTDGHDAACSISPDGKQLFIYVNNADQARGGDIYFSKRNNNGKWSNPKNMGTGINTSYFEDGAVLSPDGNTMYFMSERGQDLPWKGQRGMGRSDIWMCKRKSKSEWGDPVNLGPQVNTEYDEGGIYPAPDGKTLYFCSNGHSTMGGYDIFMTRFENGQWTTPVNVGYPINTPHNERMFLISADGRSAYVDSDRPGGLGERDIWMVDMTELLPKKKEGPIMSNLLGSIYNGDGLSMAVEVKVYDVNGNLVTSSASTPQGNYNVTLEGDRTYEIRIEMPGYKVVKETISLPADKEGGTFEMVKHFIIYKE, encoded by the coding sequence ATGAAGCACCTGTTACATCTTACCCTCGCCCTGTTTCTTTTGCTGCCCTTTTCATCAGGCGCACAATCTGTGGTAACCAAGAGCGCCGACGAAGTAAAACTCTTTGCCGCCTCGCAATCCTTTAATGGCGGCGATTATGTAAAAGCACTCAACCTTTATAAAGAAGTGCTCGCCAACAACCCGAACGACGCTTCCGTAATTTTCCACATCGGCGAGTGCTATTTCGCAATGGGCGAAACCGATCAGGCGCTCACACAATTTGAAAAAGCAAAATCAATAAACGCCGACGGTCACCCCGATATCCGTCTCATGCTCGGCCGTATTTACCAGATGCAGGGCAAACTCGACGAAGCCATTACCGAACTTACTGCCGCAAAATCGCGAAATACATCGCCCGCCAAAGGCAAGGAAATTGATTATTACCTCAATCAGTGCCAGACGGCAAAAACACTCATGGCCTCGCCAAAAAAAGTAACCGTTACCAATCCCGGCACCATCATCAACAGCGCATACGATGATAAACGTCCGTCGATTACGGCTGATGGCAAAACCATGATTTTCAATTCGCGCCGGCCCGGTGGCAAAACCTCTGAAAAAGACAAAGAAGGCGACAATAAATATTTCGAAGATATTTACCTGAGCACATGGGACTCAGCCGCTATGAAATGGGGCGCTGCCGATCTGGCTCCCGGCGCAATTAATACCGACGGACACGATGCCGCGTGCAGCATTTCGCCCGATGGTAAGCAGCTTTTCATTTATGTAAACAATGCCGATCAGGCACGCGGCGGCGATATTTATTTCTCCAAGCGCAACAACAACGGCAAATGGAGCAACCCGAAAAACATGGGCACCGGCATCAACACCAGCTACTTTGAAGACGGCGCCGTGCTTTCGCCCGATGGAAACACCATGTATTTCATGAGTGAACGCGGACAGGATCTGCCCTGGAAAGGACAGCGCGGAATGGGCCGCAGTGATATCTGGATGTGCAAACGCAAAAGCAAAAGCGAATGGGGCGACCCGGTGAACCTTGGTCCGCAGGTAAATACGGAATATGACGAAGGCGGCATTTATCCCGCGCCCGATGGCAAAACGCTTTACTTCTGCTCCAACGGCCACAGCACCATGGGCGGTTATGATATTTTTATGACACGTTTTGAAAACGGCCAGTGGACCACACCCGTAAACGTAGGCTACCCCATTAACACGCCGCACAACGAACGTATGTTCCTCATCTCTGCCGACGGCCGTTCTGCTTACGTGGACAGCGACCGCCCCGGCGGGCTCGGTGAACGCGACATCTGGATGGTGGACATGACTGAACTGCTGCCCAAGAAAAAAGAAGGCCCGATCATGAGTAATCTGCTTGGCTCCATTTACAACGGCGATGGTCTTTCCATGGCTGTAGAAGTGAAAGTATATGATGTAAACGGCAACCTCGTTACTTCGTCGGCTTCCACACCGCAAGGCAACTATAATGTAACCCTTGAAGGCGACCGCACCTATGAAATCCGCATTGAAATGCCGGGCTATAAAGTGGTTAAAGAAACCATCAGCCTTCCCGCCGATAAAGAAGGCGGTACTTTTGAAATGGTAAAACATTTTATTATTTATAAGGAATAA
- a CDS encoding menaquinone biosynthesis protein, with product MLRISAVSYLNTRPFLHGLRQAALPGVEITVDIPAECARKLRSGEADIGLVPVATIPALPEAHILPHWCIGAEGAVESVMLYSEVPLHEIETVLLDYQSRTSVNLARVLAAEHWHISPRWQAARPGFETEIKGTTAGVVIGDRTFSLNHTHNYEYDLAAEWKALTGLPFVFAAWVSNKPLDASFTSRFTSALQLGIAQMDEVIIHAQKDYPGFDIAHYLKNCISYPFTEQKQQALEIFLHKLTKLPHLA from the coding sequence ATGCTGCGCATTTCTGCCGTTTCGTACCTCAACACCCGTCCGTTTTTACATGGTTTGCGCCAGGCTGCATTGCCCGGTGTGGAAATTACAGTTGATATTCCGGCCGAATGTGCACGAAAGCTGCGCAGCGGCGAAGCCGATATTGGTCTGGTTCCCGTAGCCACCATTCCGGCACTGCCCGAGGCGCATATTTTGCCGCACTGGTGTATTGGCGCCGAGGGTGCGGTTGAATCAGTGATGCTTTACAGCGAGGTGCCGCTGCACGAAATTGAAACCGTGCTGCTCGACTACCAGAGCCGTACCTCTGTAAACTTAGCCCGCGTACTGGCTGCCGAACATTGGCACATCAGTCCGCGCTGGCAGGCGGCCCGGCCCGGCTTCGAAACCGAAATAAAAGGTACTACAGCCGGCGTTGTGATCGGCGACCGCACTTTTAGTCTAAATCATACACACAACTACGAATACGACCTGGCCGCCGAGTGGAAAGCACTTACGGGCCTGCCGTTTGTGTTTGCCGCATGGGTAAGTAACAAACCGCTTGATGCCTCATTTACAAGCCGTTTTACTTCCGCCCTGCAGCTTGGTATTGCGCAAATGGACGAAGTAATCATTCACGCACAAAAAGATTATCCCGGTTTTGACATTGCGCACTACCTGAAAAACTGCATCAGCTATCCGTTTACCGAACAAAAGCAGCAAGCCCTCGAAATCTTCCTGCATAAGCTGACCAAGCTTCCGCATTTAGCGTAG
- a CDS encoding EI24 domain-containing protein — MAFFKDLGIGFSSHIKAIEFIAKHNLWLYFLWPLLIAVVMGVAGFSSTFYLGGLVADKIIALIGLNGEWSDSMDWLRVGLSFLISGIFKALFIYLFTSMLKYIVLIICSPILALLSERIDEIVTGTTIPFNFGQLLHDMLRGILITLRNMFLELAIWLGCLFVVFIPLLGWALYWPLQAFQAIVAWYFLGFSMMDYSYERRRMKISEGVRFTRRHKGIAIANGFVFSILLWIPFLGISIAPVLSCVAATLAVLEAAKNDQQQGQAHTLRTV, encoded by the coding sequence ATGGCTTTTTTCAAAGATCTCGGAATTGGGTTTTCGTCGCACATCAAAGCGATTGAGTTTATTGCCAAACATAACCTCTGGCTGTATTTTCTGTGGCCGCTGCTCATTGCTGTGGTAATGGGCGTGGCGGGCTTCTCGTCCACATTCTATCTGGGCGGACTTGTGGCCGACAAGATCATTGCGTTGATCGGGCTGAACGGGGAGTGGAGCGACTCGATGGACTGGCTGCGTGTCGGGCTTAGTTTTTTGATCAGCGGCATCTTCAAAGCATTGTTTATTTACTTATTCACCAGCATGCTCAAGTATATTGTGCTGATTATCTGTTCACCCATACTTGCGCTGCTGTCTGAGCGTATTGATGAGATTGTAACCGGCACTACCATTCCGTTTAATTTTGGTCAGCTGCTGCACGATATGCTTCGGGGCATTTTGATCACGTTGCGCAACATGTTTCTGGAACTGGCTATCTGGCTGGGGTGTTTGTTTGTGGTGTTTATTCCGTTGCTGGGTTGGGCACTTTACTGGCCGCTTCAGGCGTTTCAGGCAATTGTGGCCTGGTATTTCCTCGGTTTCAGCATGATGGATTATTCGTACGAGCGCCGCCGGATGAAAATAAGTGAGGGTGTGCGTTTTACGCGCAGGCACAAAGGCATAGCCATAGCCAATGGTTTCGTATTTTCGATATTGCTTTGGATTCCGTTTCTGGGTATCAGCATTGCGCCGGTGCTTTCGTGCGTGGCGGCTACGCTGGCGGTGCTTGAAGCAGCCAAAAACGATCAGCAGCAGGGGCAGGCGCACACGCTGCGCACAGTTTAA
- a CDS encoding alpha/beta hydrolase, with protein sequence MRFTLIISLLFCITNTYSFAQTSKTRVYLFPGQGSDARIFSEIVLDSTFERIPVTYPVPEKGMSLPEYARLIGPSIDTTRPYIFIGVSLGGMICTELAETMHPQRVIIISSAKCRSELPVRYRFQHHVKINRLVPPRLVKGGARILQPVVEPDRRHRARTFRQMLRAKNPLYLKRTVDMIVNWQRTTADSSIIHIHGSNDHTLPIRHTRADYVIEGGSHMMTLTRGKELNALLLDILRSSQAAR encoded by the coding sequence ATGCGCTTTACCCTAATTATATCGCTACTATTCTGCATTACAAATACTTACAGCTTCGCACAAACATCCAAAACCCGCGTCTATCTGTTTCCGGGTCAGGGTTCGGATGCGCGGATTTTTAGCGAAATCGTGCTCGATTCAACCTTTGAGCGCATACCGGTTACCTACCCTGTTCCCGAAAAGGGAATGAGCTTACCCGAATATGCCCGGCTCATTGGCCCAAGCATCGACACTACCCGCCCGTATATATTTATAGGTGTATCGCTGGGCGGGATGATTTGTACCGAACTGGCTGAAACGATGCATCCGCAGCGGGTAATTATTATTTCGAGCGCCAAATGCCGCAGCGAATTACCGGTGCGCTATCGTTTTCAGCATCATGTAAAAATAAACCGGCTGGTGCCTCCCCGGCTGGTAAAAGGCGGTGCGCGCATCCTGCAACCCGTGGTAGAGCCCGACCGGCGGCACCGTGCCCGCACATTCAGGCAAATGCTGCGGGCCAAAAATCCGCTCTACCTTAAACGCACGGTTGATATGATTGTAAACTGGCAACGCACCACAGCCGATTCGTCCATCATTCACATTCATGGCAGCAACGACCATACCCTGCCAATCAGACACACCCGGGCCGACTATGTAATTGAAGGCGGTTCGCACATGATGACACTCACGCGCGGCAAGGAACTGAATGCGTTGCTGCTGGATATTCTGCGAAGCAGTCAGGCCGCAAGATGA
- a CDS encoding 30S ribosomal protein S6 has product MYNYETVFILTPVLSEDQAKEAVGKFRKLLNDQSAKIVHEESWGLKKLAYQIQKKSTGHYHLIQFSTENNQTIHDLELAFKRDERILRFMTVALDKHGLAYSEKRRNKAKAKKETAA; this is encoded by the coding sequence ATGTACAACTACGAGACCGTCTTCATTTTGACTCCCGTTTTGTCTGAAGATCAGGCAAAGGAGGCGGTGGGCAAGTTTCGCAAATTGCTCAATGATCAGAGCGCGAAAATTGTTCATGAAGAAAGCTGGGGCCTGAAAAAGCTGGCTTACCAGATTCAGAAAAAATCAACAGGTCACTACCACCTGATTCAGTTCTCTACCGAGAACAATCAGACCATTCACGACCTGGAACTTGCTTTCAAACGCGATGAGCGCATCCTGCGTTTCATGACCGTTGCGCTCGACAAGCATGGTCTTGCCTACAGCGAGAAACGTCGCAACAAGGCAAAAGCTAAGAAAGAAACCGCCGCTTAA
- a CDS encoding 30S ribosomal protein S18 translates to MAEANAEIRYLNPPTVEVKKKKYCRFKKAGIKYIDYKDADFLLKFVNEQGKILPRRLTGTSVKYQRKVSQAIKRARHIALMPYVADQLK, encoded by the coding sequence ATGGCTGAAGCAAATGCTGAAATCCGCTACCTGAACCCGCCCACGGTTGAGGTAAAGAAGAAAAAATACTGCCGCTTTAAGAAAGCCGGTATTAAATACATCGATTACAAAGACGCCGACTTCCTTCTGAAGTTCGTGAACGAACAGGGTAAAATTTTACCGCGCCGCCTCACCGGCACCTCGGTAAAATACCAGCGCAAAGTGTCGCAAGCTATTAAGCGTGCACGCCACATCGCTCTGATGCCCTACGTAGCCGATCAGTTGAAATAA
- a CDS encoding 50S ribosomal protein L9 — protein MEVILKQDVKNLGYKDDVVVVKPGFGRNFLIPRGMAILADATAKKVHAENVRQRAHKEAKVREEAEKLAGKLKDMLVKVGAKAGENGKIFGSVTAVQLADALRKLNIEIDRRNITIENEENVKTLGTYQAKARIHKDVAATFSFEVVGE, from the coding sequence ATGGAAGTCATCCTGAAACAAGACGTAAAAAACCTGGGCTACAAAGACGATGTAGTTGTAGTAAAACCCGGTTTCGGCCGTAATTTTCTGATTCCGCGCGGCATGGCCATTCTGGCCGATGCTACCGCGAAGAAAGTACACGCCGAAAATGTACGCCAGCGTGCGCACAAAGAAGCAAAAGTTCGTGAAGAAGCCGAAAAACTGGCTGGTAAACTCAAGGATATGCTCGTGAAAGTTGGCGCTAAAGCCGGCGAAAACGGCAAAATCTTTGGCTCGGTTACCGCCGTTCAGCTGGCCGACGCACTCCGCAAACTGAACATCGAGATTGATCGTCGCAACATCACCATCGAAAACGAAGAAAACGTGAAAACCCTCGGCACCTATCAGGCCAAGGCCCGCATCCACAAAGACGTGGCTGCCACATTCAGCTTCGAAGTGGTAGGCGAGTAA
- a CDS encoding ABC transporter permease yields the protein MPVRENISLALSSIKGQKLRTILTMLIIMLGIISLVGTLTAVDILKASISNNFASMGANTFTIRNRETTVRIGRSGKQPRRYRAITYQEAVEFTERFNYPATVSVSTLASMAATIKFGSEKTNPNIRVFGSDANYIFTAGYEIAKGRNFSPQEVRQGDHVVILGSEVASTIFTNRQDPIGQVVTVGSNKYRVIGVLKSKGNSQGMGGDKIALLPVENVRQYFSWPNMSYTISVLARSASQLEPTIGEATGTFRIIRKVPVSDDENFEITKSDSVAASLIDNLSYLTLGATFIGIITLFGAAIGLMNIMLVSVTERTREIGVRKSLGATRWIIRNQFLVEAIVISTIGGLVGILFSLILGFVMALSMSGTFIVPWFWILSGMVICFVVGVLAGLYPAQKAARLDPIEALRYE from the coding sequence ATGCCCGTCAGGGAAAACATCAGTCTTGCACTTTCTTCCATCAAAGGGCAAAAACTGCGCACCATACTTACCATGCTCATCATTATGCTGGGCATTATTTCGCTGGTGGGCACGCTTACGGCAGTTGATATTCTCAAGGCTTCCATCAGCAACAATTTTGCAAGCATGGGCGCCAATACCTTCACCATCCGCAACCGAGAAACCACCGTGCGCATTGGCCGCAGCGGCAAACAGCCCCGGCGATACCGGGCCATTACCTATCAGGAAGCTGTGGAGTTTACCGAACGATTCAACTATCCGGCCACCGTTTCGGTTTCCACGCTGGCTTCCATGGCGGCCACCATCAAATTCGGCTCCGAAAAAACAAATCCGAATATCCGCGTTTTCGGCAGTGATGCCAATTACATTTTCACCGCCGGCTACGAAATAGCCAAAGGCCGAAACTTCTCGCCGCAGGAAGTAAGGCAGGGCGACCATGTGGTTATTCTCGGCAGCGAAGTGGCAAGCACCATTTTCACCAACCGCCAGGATCCCATCGGACAGGTGGTAACCGTAGGCAGCAACAAATACCGCGTTATCGGCGTGCTCAAATCAAAAGGCAACAGCCAGGGGATGGGCGGCGATAAAATTGCCCTGCTGCCGGTAGAAAACGTGCGTCAGTATTTCTCGTGGCCCAACATGTCCTACACCATCAGCGTGCTTGCCCGCAGCGCATCACAGCTCGAACCCACTATTGGCGAAGCAACCGGCACATTCCGCATCATTCGCAAAGTGCCCGTGAGCGACGATGAAAACTTCGAAATCACCAAAAGCGACAGTGTGGCCGCCTCACTCATCGACAACCTGAGTTATCTTACACTGGGCGCTACATTCATTGGCATTATCACGCTTTTCGGCGCCGCTATTGGTCTGATGAATATTATGCTGGTGTCGGTAACCGAGCGCACCCGAGAAATCGGGGTGCGTAAATCGCTCGGCGCCACGCGGTGGATTATCCGCAACCAGTTTCTGGTAGAAGCCATTGTGATCAGCACCATTGGCGGCCTGGTGGGTATTTTGTTCTCGCTGATACTCGGCTTTGTGATGGCCCTTTCCATGAGCGGTACATTCATTGTGCCCTGGTTCTGGATTTTATCGGGCATGGTTATCTGTTTTGTGGTGGGTGTGCTTGCCGGTTTATATCCTGCGCAGAAAGCGGCGCGACTTGATCCGATAGAGGCGCTGCGGTACGAGTAA
- a CDS encoding aconitate hydratase, protein MLFDLDMIKAVYAALPGKVEAARKLAGRPLTLTEKILYAHLTEALPAQPYTRGKDYVDFNPDRVAMQDATAQMALLQFMQAGRKQAAVPSTVHCDHLITAKDSSAKDLERAVQVNKEVYDFLSSVSNKYGIGFWKPGAGIIHQVVLENYAFPGGMMIGTDSHTVNAGGLGMIAIGVGGADACDVMAGLPWELKMPKIIGVKLTGKLNGWTSPKDVILKVAGILTVKGGTDKIIEYFGEGAEAMSCTGKGTICNMGAEVGATTSTFGYDASMERYLRATGREAVADAANAVRAHLTGDAEVYANPENYFDQVIEINLSELEPHVNGPFTPDRATPISQMRAEAEKNGWPLNLQVGLIGSCTNSSYEDIARAASLAKQAADKKLKAKAEFTITPGSELVRYTIDRDGFIGIFNSIGANVFANACGPCIGMWDRHGADKKEKNSIVHSFNRNFSARQDGNPNTHAFVASPEIVTALAIAGDLGFNPITDTLINEEGVAVKLDAPTGDELPRNGFDVADAGYQAPAADGSSVDVIVSPESQRLQLLAPFAAWEGTDLSGLRLLIKAKGKCTTDHISMAGPWLKYRGHLDNISNNLLIGATNFFNEKTNSVKNALDGSYDEVPKVQRAYKAQGIGSIVVGDENYGEGSSREHAAMEPRHLGVRAVLVKSFARIHETNLKKQGMLALTFANTADYDKIREDDLIDIKGLTSFAPGQQLTIVLNHADGSSEEFAVNHTYNAQQIEWFKAGGALNIIRASVKA, encoded by the coding sequence ATGTTGTTCGATCTCGACATGATCAAGGCCGTGTATGCCGCACTGCCGGGTAAAGTGGAAGCCGCCCGCAAACTTGCAGGCCGTCCGCTCACGCTTACAGAGAAAATTCTTTACGCTCACCTCACCGAAGCTCTTCCCGCGCAGCCTTACACAAGAGGCAAGGATTATGTTGATTTCAATCCCGACCGCGTAGCCATGCAGGATGCCACCGCCCAAATGGCCCTGCTGCAGTTTATGCAGGCTGGCCGCAAACAGGCCGCCGTACCTTCTACGGTTCACTGCGATCACCTCATTACCGCCAAAGACAGTTCGGCAAAAGATCTTGAGCGTGCCGTGCAGGTAAATAAAGAAGTGTATGATTTCCTCTCTTCGGTATCGAACAAATACGGAATCGGCTTCTGGAAGCCCGGCGCAGGTATCATTCACCAGGTTGTGCTCGAAAATTATGCGTTTCCGGGTGGAATGATGATTGGTACCGACTCGCACACCGTAAATGCCGGTGGTTTGGGGATGATTGCCATTGGTGTGGGTGGAGCTGATGCGTGTGATGTAATGGCCGGCTTGCCCTGGGAACTTAAAATGCCGAAAATCATCGGTGTGAAGCTTACCGGTAAACTCAACGGCTGGACATCGCCCAAGGATGTGATTCTGAAAGTAGCCGGTATTCTCACCGTAAAAGGCGGTACCGATAAAATTATCGAATACTTTGGCGAAGGCGCCGAAGCCATGTCGTGTACCGGTAAAGGCACCATCTGTAACATGGGTGCCGAAGTGGGGGCCACCACTTCAACCTTCGGTTATGATGCCTCCATGGAGCGTTACCTGCGCGCTACAGGCCGCGAAGCTGTAGCCGATGCCGCCAACGCTGTGCGCGCACACCTCACCGGCGATGCCGAGGTGTATGCCAATCCCGAAAATTATTTCGATCAGGTAATTGAAATTAACCTGAGCGAACTTGAGCCGCATGTAAACGGTCCGTTTACGCCCGACCGTGCTACCCCCATTTCGCAGATGCGCGCCGAAGCCGAGAAAAACGGCTGGCCGCTCAACCTGCAGGTAGGTCTTATCGGCTCCTGCACCAACTCATCCTACGAAGACATTGCCCGCGCGGCATCACTCGCCAAGCAGGCGGCCGATAAAAAACTCAAAGCCAAAGCCGAATTTACCATTACACCCGGCTCTGAACTGGTGCGCTATACCATAGATCGCGACGGCTTCATCGGTATCTTCAACTCTATTGGCGCAAACGTGTTTGCCAACGCCTGCGGCCCCTGCATCGGTATGTGGGATCGTCACGGTGCCGATAAGAAAGAGAAAAACTCCATCGTTCACTCGTTCAACCGTAACTTCAGCGCCCGTCAGGACGGCAACCCGAACACACATGCGTTTGTGGCTTCGCCCGAAATTGTAACCGCGCTTGCCATTGCCGGCGATCTCGGCTTTAACCCGATTACCGATACACTCATTAACGAAGAAGGCGTAGCTGTAAAACTCGACGCGCCCACCGGCGATGAGCTTCCGCGCAACGGTTTCGATGTGGCTGATGCCGGTTATCAGGCGCCTGCTGCTGACGGCAGCAGTGTTGATGTAATCGTGTCGCCCGAATCACAGCGTTTACAACTCCTTGCGCCCTTCGCCGCGTGGGAAGGCACCGACCTCAGCGGTCTGCGTCTGCTCATCAAAGCCAAAGGCAAATGCACCACCGACCATATCTCTATGGCCGGTCCCTGGCTCAAATACCGCGGCCACCTCGATAATATCTCTAACAACCTGCTCATCGGCGCTACCAACTTCTTCAACGAGAAAACAAACAGCGTGAAGAACGCACTCGATGGAAGCTACGATGAAGTGCCGAAAGTGCAGCGTGCCTACAAAGCACAAGGCATCGGCTCAATTGTGGTGGGCGACGAAAACTATGGCGAAGGCTCTTCGCGTGAGCATGCGGCCATGGAACCGCGTCACCTCGGTGTGCGTGCCGTGCTGGTAAAATCATTCGCCCGCATTCACGAAACCAACCTCAAGAAGCAAGGCATGCTGGCGCTTACCTTCGCCAACACTGCTGACTACGATAAAATCCGCGAAGACGACCTGATCGACATCAAAGGCCTCACCAGCTTTGCGCCCGGTCAGCAACTCACCATCGTACTCAACCACGCCGATGGAAGCAGCGAGGAGTTTGCCGTAAACCACACATACAACGCTCAGCAAATTGAGTGGTTTAAAGCAGGCGGCGCGCTCAACATCATCCGTGCAAGTGTAAAAGCCTAA
- a CDS encoding RNA-binding S4 domain-containing protein — MKKEVFEIEGDYIELIQLLKVLNIAETGGQAKWLVEEGSVKMNGEVEYRKRAKLRSGDVVETSGRKIEIK, encoded by the coding sequence ATGAAAAAAGAAGTATTTGAAATTGAAGGCGATTACATTGAACTCATTCAGCTGCTCAAAGTGCTGAATATTGCCGAAACAGGCGGTCAGGCCAAATGGCTAGTGGAAGAAGGATCGGTAAAAATGAACGGAGAGGTTGAATATCGGAAACGTGCCAAGTTGCGTTCCGGTGATGTGGTGGAAACCAGTGGCCGTAAAATTGAAATTAAATAG